The Sphingobacteriaceae bacterium genome includes the window GCATAGTCCATTTCTTTCGGCAAAGTTATTGAGGGAAAATCCTTTAAAAATTCATAATATTTCTTAGCTGCATGTCTCCTACCTTCGGTCCATTTATCAAGGTGCCTAAGTTTAACACCAAGTACCGCACCTTGTATACCTTCCATTCTGTAATTGTGCCCAAGCATTTCGTGATTGTATTTTTGAACGGCCCCATGGTCTCTAAGCATTTTAACTTTGTTTGCAACCTCCTCACTGTTTGTTGTAACCGCTCCGCCTTCACCATACGCTCCTAAATTCTTACCAGGATAAAAGCTGAAAGAAGCTGTGTCAGATAATCCCCCTATTCTTTTGCCCTTATACTCAGCAAAATGAGATTGTGCACAATCTTCAACTAAAAACAATTTATGTTTCTTTGCAACCTCTCTTAACGGATCTAAATCAGCAGGCTGACCATAAAGATGAACTGCAACAATCGCTTTAGTTTTGGGAGTAATAGCTGCTTCAACTTTTTTAGGATCTATATTGTAACTATCGGGTTCACAATCTATAAAGACAGGCATGGCACCGCAAAGAGTTGCTCCCCAAGCGGTTGCAATAAATGTGTTTGCCGGAATTATCACTTCATCGCCGGCTTTAATTCCTAATGCCCACAATGCGAGGTGATTTCCGTCTGTTCCCGAGCTAACACCGAGACAATGTTTAGCACCATGCTCTTTAGCAAACGCTGCTTCAAAATCAAAAACAGCCTTACCTAGAACGAACGCTGTATTATCTATTATATTTTGTATGGCAGGATCTATTTCATTTTTTATTGATTTGTATTGAATTTTAAATCTAGAAATGGTACTTGCATTTTTTAATTCCTCTCGACTTTAATTTTATGGTAATTTAATAATAACTGTAATATTGAGCGGTTACTTTATTTTTTCATTCCAAAATTACAGTTTATTCTCTGGCTAACAAAGCAATACTTATTTAGAGAATAATTATTTACGAAGTGGATTTCAATATGAGCAGTGACTTTGAGATTTTTTTTAAACATTTAATTTGAATTTGCTTTAATACTGCAATAATTTAAAAATAAGTTTACTTTTTGTTTACCTTTGAGATAAATTGAACCAACAGAATTTTACTTTCTATATACCTATAGGAACAAAATGAAGAAAGAAGAACTTAAGTATCGATTTATTGAGCTTAAGGCACTTGGATATACTTATGTTAAAATTTGCAAGGAACTCAATATTTCTAAACCAACCTCTATAAAATGGGGAAAATCACTATCTATAGAAATAAACAAGCAGCAGAAATATTTATTGTCTCATTTATTTTCGCAAAAGATTGTGGAGCAAGAACAAGGGTTATTGATTAGGCTAGAACAGTTCCGAAGAAGAAGGGATATGAATTTACCTAAAAGGATAACTGATAAAATTGATAAAAAAATTTTGCGAAGTTTAGAAAAAATTTTCACTAAGCAAATAACGGCAATACACTTGAAACTAAAGGATGACAATTTAATTAGCGCTACTTTCATTTTTAACGATGATGTGACATTAGAGAGTAAGAGAAAAGTTAAGCTATTTAGTAATATCACTGATATTACTGACACTATTACAAATGCTATTACCAGTTATTCTCCATCTAAATTTATTAATCAATTGTTTTCAAATTTATTCTTCCACCAGAGAGACATATCCTTGGGAAGACATTTCCATGTATTTTCAATCGTATTTAAATAATCCAGCAATTCTTCATAAAATTTCAAATGATTCTTGTTAATTAAATAATCCGGATGTGTTAGGGCTAATATCATCCCATTGTTTTTTAACAACCACTCAGCCTTCCTCTTCCAAATATTAATATCCTTAACTTTTAAAACATAAAACAAAGTGTGATCTTGCGGTAATGTGTATGGTAATTCCACAAATTTTCCTACAATAAAGGGCCAGATTGATCCAGTTCCACCCGGAAAAGGTTGGAAGGGATCATAGTCAAAACAAGAAGCATCGTACTTGATATCCAATTTTTGCAACCACATTAAATTTCGATGGACTTGCGGCGATCTGAATCCGACTGCATTATATTTTTTTATAGCCTCATTAATAAAGCTAGCCCTATAATTAAAAATTTTTTCAGAGTAATATAGTTTTCCATCATGATTGTATCCATGTATCCCGATCTCATGACCTGAATCTTGAATTAATTTTATAATTCCCTCATCTAGTTTGTACTTATAGGGAACAATATTCCAGGCAGATTTAAATCCGTACTTCTCTTCAAGTTCGAGCACATTAGGAATGAAATCAAAACCATTTTGTTCCTCAACGTCGTGCGTTAATATAAGAGCTGAAGCGAAACTCTGAGGATATAAATTCCTTACAAGTGTATTAAAATTGAACTTTTCCTTTAAATAGTCTATAAGATCTTCAGATATAAAATTTTCCTTATACTCGACTTTAGAATTGTACTTGCTTTGCAACCTTTGTCGAATCCTTAACGGTATAATTGGTCTGACTATACTGTAATAAAATTTTTTTCGAAGTGTAAAATTTAAATTATTGTTATTTTCTAATAGATAACCTTCAAGTATCAGGTCTCTTTCCTTTGAATAAAATGGTGATATTACATTTTGCATAAAAGTAAATTTAATCTGAGTAATATACTTTCAACCGCATGCTATAACTTTTTAATAAGTTATGTTAATGGCAATCATGATTAAGAGTTAATTTTTTAAAGTACGTTTATTGAATATTTTTTTAAAAAATAAAATGGGCGAGAACAATATTGTACTAATAAATGGTAAAGGATCACTGATACTAAACATACATTCAAACAAATTTTTTCTTGAATACTTAAATATTCGTTTTTCCCTAAACATTTGTGGTATATCTGTAAATAAATCCACCCAATAATAATCTATTTTATAATTCGTTGACGGTGAGACTTTATTCTTTAAGACAAACTGAATGTACTTCTCCACCAGATTTTGACCACATTGTGAAGAAAAATTAATGGATTTCCATGTTCGTGGATTCATTTCTATTATTTTGTAATTGTTATCTCTTTCATCCAAAATAAACTCTATTTCAGATATTCCTGTATAACGCAATTTTGCAAGAATATTTTGCGATATATCTAATATTTTTGCATCAAAAAAACTTTTAAGATAGGTCCCAGTACCAAATTGGTTCGGATGCTGTCTCAACTTTTCATATTGGAATAAGCCAATAATTTCTCCATCAATTGAAAACGCACATGAAGATTTTACCGGGTATTTGGATTTAATAATCTCCTGGATAATTAATTCATCTTTATTAAAATTACTATATATACTTTCTAAATCGCTCTGAGAAATTGTGTTAAGTTTGATTGCTTTTTCATCAATAAAATTCCTTAATTTATTCCCAACTCTGCTTTTCATTATATAATTATCAGTAAGATACGACTCTCGATCGATATCTTTGAGCAAATAAGTTGGAACCTTATTTTCGTCTTCTAATAAGCGATTAAATTCATATTTATCAAAAATTAGATGGTACGAATTGTTAGGTATATAATATTTTTTTGATAATTCATTTTTGTTAGTATAAATATAGTTTATGATATCTTCATTTATTCCCATTAAAATCGATGGATAACCAATAGGAAGACTTAATAATGCATTAGTTAATTCTTCATTTTTACTTGCCAGAGCTAAATTTTTTATGGTTCCATGTGAAATTTTTATATAATTCGATATATATTTTGAAAATCTAGAGCTGCTAAACACTTCATCATTTAAGACAAAAATTGGAAGTTTACAACTTCCGGCAGAATGAATAATTCCTAATCCTTGGGTATGATTACCAATTATAACCAATGATGGCAACTGTCTCTCACTTAGGTTATTTCGACTTCTGAAGAGCATGTGAAATATATATTTGTATTGATTATTATCTAGGAAGCGGGTGAAGGAAATATTTGGACTTAAAATTCATTTTTCAAACATCGTATTTACAAATAATAGTCTTACAGCCATACACTTGTTGACCAACTTTAACTCTAAAATTTAATTTTTCTGAAGCTATGAATAAATCAGCTTGAGAACCCCGTTCAATGAATGATATTTTTTGGCCAATGGACAATTCACTACCCTTATCAAAGAATTTAGTGATTTTATTTACGAATTTATCGGCAATGAGAATGAGCACACACGATATTTTTTCATTAACAATTTCAATTGTCATTCTCTCATTTATAAAATGAAATTTCCTAGAAAAAAGATTTACTGCTTTTCTTAAAAATGCGAAGTTAATATACTCCCAAAAATCCACCATTGGCAAATTAAACCCAGTTTGATAATGAAAAATAGATTGAACAGAGCCATTTATTGGTGAATAATTATAATGAACATCAAAAGGAGACATATAGATTCCTATAAGCCATCCATTTTTATTGCCAACAGAGGTTTTACTGATTTCATCAATTGCAATATTTTCCCCATTTTTTTTTGAAACTACAACGCCATTCTTAACCGGGTAAATATACATTACCCTTCCATCAGCCGGTGAAACAATTATTTTTCTTCTGATAGAGGAATTCTTTTCGGATCTCTGAAAAAAAAGATGTTTCTAAACCAGTAAAACCATATCAACAATAAAATAAAAATCGGTAACCATAGAAGAACTACGATCTGAAAGAATTCAAGATTGAAGAATTTTCCTATTAAGAAAAAAAATAGGAATGCAACTAATATTAGAAAGATAAGCTTTTTCAAGATATACCCGCTGATTATTGAGTTTTAGATTAATAATTGTGGATTATTATTTGGTGAAAATTAACATATTTTTTTCAATGTCTTTAAAGTAATCAGATACTTGTATTCATTACCTAAGAACAGTGAGCTTTGTTTAGTTATAAAAATTTTTATTATATGATATCTTATAAAGATATTCAGTAATAGTTATTTTTTCCATCTTTTCTATAAAAAGAAATAGTTGAACTATATTAGTCACGATCAATTATATCATTCATAATTTCTAAATATTTTTTTTCTTGCCTATTCCAATTATATTTTTCGAAAAATTTAAATGAATTATTTATTAATTCAGTTTTTCTTTTAGAATTTTTCGACAGGGTGATAATTTTATTTGCTAGCTCATTAATATCATCAGGAGAAACATATTCAACCATGTCATCAGAGAAATATTTTCGAATACCATATAAATCAGAGGTAATAACGGGAATCCCTATATAAACATACTCCAATAATTTGACCGGCAACATACACCTTTCATAAACAGGATTACTGCGCATACTAATTACGCCGATATCAAAATTCTCAATTTCAGCTTGCAATTGTTCAACCGGAATAAAATCCTTAAAAAAAACTATTTTGTTCAAAATGCCCTGCTTTTTACAATAATCTATTAATTCTGGTTTTTGTTCTCCGCCTCCAATTAAGGTCAGTGTTACATTGATATTCTTTGAAGCATTTTCGATAGCTTTAACCAAAATGTCTAAACCAAGTCGGTATGATATTGTTCCGTGATTTACAATTTTAATTGCATTATTTGAATCTTCCTTGTTCTTCCTCCTTTTGAAAAACTCTTCATTTGGTA containing:
- a CDS encoding polysaccharide deacetylase family protein: MQNVISPFYSKERDLILEGYLLENNNNLNFTLRKKFYYSIVRPIIPLRIRQRLQSKYNSKVEYKENFISEDLIDYLKEKFNFNTLVRNLYPQSFASALILTHDVEEQNGFDFIPNVLELEEKYGFKSAWNIVPYKYKLDEGIIKLIQDSGHEIGIHGYNHDGKLYYSEKIFNYRASFINEAIKKYNAVGFRSPQVHRNLMWLQKLDIKYDASCFDYDPFQPFPGGTGSIWPFIVGKFVELPYTLPQDHTLFYVLKVKDINIWKRKAEWLLKNNGMILALTHPDYLINKNHLKFYEELLDYLNTIENTWKCLPKDMSLWWKNKFENN
- a CDS encoding glycosyltransferase, which produces MNLPNEEFFKRRKNKEDSNNAIKIVNHGTISYRLGLDILVKAIENASKNINVTLTLIGGGEQKPELIDYCKKQGILNKIVFFKDFIPVEQLQAEIENFDIGVISMRSNPVYERCMLPVKLLEYVYIGIPVITSDLYGIRKYFSDDMVEYVSPDDINELANKIITLSKNSKRKTELINNSFKFFEKYNWNRQEKKYLEIMNDIIDRD
- a CDS encoding phosphatidylserine decarboxylase, yielding MRRKIIVSPADGRVMYIYPVKNGVVVSKKNGENIAIDEISKTSVGNKNGWLIGIYMSPFDVHYNYSPINGSVQSIFHYQTGFNLPMVDFWEYINFAFLRKAVNLFSRKFHFINERMTIEIVNEKISCVLILIADKFVNKITKFFDKGSELSIGQKISFIERGSQADLFIASEKLNFRVKVGQQVYGCKTIICKYDV